In the Klebsiella aerogenes KCTC 2190 genome, one interval contains:
- a CDS encoding OprD family outer membrane porin: MKKELPLLALGIIAAAPAFASQQSTSQGFIEDSHLDLFLRNAYIKRDYRDGLPDKAEWGQGIIATFESGFTQGPVGFGVDGIAQYAVRLDGGRGRSGAGGIDFFAQDDDGRAKSDLAKFGATAKMRFSNTVLSYGSQRPMLPIVYADDSRLLYESYTGTMLTSREIDGLEINAGYLTDQQRKSDDSHNSGLKSLTFGGASYQFNDQLSGALYASHVEDVLNKQYLGLNYKQPFAADQQLIVDFNGYNSRLDQEYADANDTGRSNSIWSLAASYIWDIHTFKVAYQQSSGSTGYHYGGYQNQGGVGDGGNTIWLANSYWSDFNGEDERSWQASYGLDFAGLGVPGLSWTTAYVRGDNIKTAETSNGKEHEWFNQVQYQVQNGMAKDLKLRLRYSVLRVSSNASDYNVSGNEVRFYVEYPFNVF, encoded by the coding sequence GTGAAAAAAGAATTACCATTACTCGCACTTGGCATTATTGCCGCCGCGCCGGCTTTCGCCAGCCAACAATCTACCAGTCAGGGCTTTATTGAAGACAGCCACCTCGATCTCTTTTTACGTAACGCTTATATCAAACGCGATTATCGCGATGGTTTGCCGGATAAAGCCGAATGGGGTCAGGGTATCATCGCTACCTTCGAGTCCGGCTTTACTCAAGGGCCGGTCGGCTTCGGCGTTGACGGCATTGCGCAGTACGCCGTGCGCCTCGACGGCGGCCGCGGCCGCAGCGGCGCGGGCGGTATCGACTTTTTCGCCCAGGATGACGATGGCCGCGCGAAGTCCGATTTAGCAAAATTTGGCGCTACCGCTAAAATGCGCTTCTCGAATACCGTACTCAGCTACGGCAGCCAGCGCCCGATGCTGCCCATCGTCTACGCCGATGACTCGCGGCTGCTGTACGAGAGCTATACCGGTACCATGCTGACCTCAAGAGAAATCGACGGTCTGGAAATTAACGCCGGTTATCTCACCGATCAGCAGCGCAAAAGCGACGACAGCCACAATAGCGGCCTGAAGAGCCTGACCTTTGGCGGCGCCAGCTATCAATTCAACGACCAACTTAGCGGCGCGCTTTACGCTTCGCACGTCGAGGACGTGCTGAATAAGCAGTATCTCGGCCTGAACTACAAGCAGCCGTTCGCCGCCGACCAGCAGCTGATTGTTGACTTCAATGGCTATAACTCGCGCTTAGATCAAGAATATGCCGACGCCAATGACACCGGGCGCAGCAACAGCATCTGGAGCCTGGCCGCCAGCTACATCTGGGATATTCATACCTTTAAAGTCGCTTACCAGCAAAGCAGCGGCAGCACCGGCTACCACTACGGCGGGTATCAGAATCAGGGCGGCGTTGGCGATGGCGGCAACACCATCTGGCTGGCTAACTCCTACTGGTCCGATTTTAACGGCGAGGATGAACGCTCCTGGCAGGCCTCCTATGGCCTGGATTTTGCCGGACTGGGCGTACCGGGCCTGAGCTGGACCACCGCCTACGTTCGCGGCGATAACATTAAAACCGCCGAGACCAGCAACGGCAAAGAACACGAATGGTTCAACCAGGTGCAGTACCAGGTGCAAAACGGCATGGCGAAAGATTTGAAATTGAGACTCCGCTATTCGGTGCTGCGCGTTTCCAGCAACGCCAGCGACTATAACGTCAGCGGTAATGAAGTGCGGTTCTACGTCGAATATCCGTTTAACGTGTTTTAA
- a CDS encoding thiamine pyrophosphate-binding protein, translated as MSEMITVGDAIARTLEQYHVEAIYGVISIHNLPIADAVGQREKIRFVPARGEAGSVTMADAHGRFSGLGVALTSTGAGAGNAVGALVEAMNAGTPLLHLTGQVEKAWLDADTGFIHETRDQLTFLKASSKRAYRISNANQAVAILHKAIQEAQTPPCGPVSVEIPIDIQSAKIPLSLLTAPLKRAPAVEPEASLVDALWAQLKQAKQPLLWLGGGALESGEAVKTLADAGVTVISSTHGRGILADSHRASLRAFHNSPSVEALISQCDFTLVAGSRLRSNETRSWTLELPTPRVQIDIDPAAASRNYLMDNTVVADCRALLAALAARVQGRMWGDARWDSQLKAAVEAAEQGLRDQCGAYAKLNDAIAQALPDDGILVRDITVSGSLWGSRLFRAHGPLMNIHSLAGAIGMGLPMAVGTAIANPQRKVVGLVGDGGLSLNLGELATLAQEKANVTLLIMNDGGYGVMRGIQDKYFGGRQYYNELHTPDFTLLAQAIGLQAWSVERAEDFQAVMTEALAMPGPSVVEVKMGQIGALRFAGPPQKTLY; from the coding sequence ATGAGCGAAATGATAACCGTCGGCGATGCCATCGCCAGAACGCTGGAGCAGTATCACGTTGAAGCCATTTATGGCGTCATTTCCATCCATAACCTGCCGATCGCCGACGCCGTCGGCCAGCGGGAAAAAATCCGCTTTGTTCCGGCGCGCGGTGAAGCGGGCTCGGTGACCATGGCTGACGCCCACGGCCGTTTTTCCGGGCTCGGCGTGGCGCTGACCAGTACCGGCGCGGGCGCGGGTAATGCGGTTGGCGCGCTGGTTGAGGCGATGAACGCCGGTACGCCGCTGCTGCACCTCACCGGACAGGTCGAAAAAGCCTGGCTGGACGCCGACACCGGTTTTATTCATGAAACCCGCGATCAGTTGACCTTCCTGAAAGCCAGTTCGAAGCGCGCTTACCGCATTAGCAACGCCAACCAGGCGGTGGCTATCCTGCATAAGGCGATTCAGGAGGCGCAGACGCCACCGTGCGGCCCGGTCTCGGTGGAAATTCCCATCGATATTCAGAGCGCCAAAATTCCGCTTTCACTGCTGACCGCGCCGTTGAAACGCGCTCCGGCGGTTGAGCCGGAAGCGTCGCTGGTCGATGCGCTGTGGGCGCAGCTTAAGCAGGCGAAGCAGCCGCTGCTGTGGCTTGGCGGCGGCGCGTTAGAGAGCGGCGAGGCGGTGAAGACGCTGGCGGATGCCGGGGTGACGGTGATTTCCAGTACCCACGGCCGCGGCATTTTGGCGGATAGCCATCGCGCCAGCCTACGCGCGTTTCATAATTCTCCCTCGGTTGAAGCGCTGATTTCACAATGTGATTTCACACTTGTGGCCGGTTCCCGGCTGCGCAGCAACGAAACGCGCTCGTGGACGCTGGAACTGCCAACGCCGCGGGTGCAGATTGATATCGACCCGGCGGCGGCCAGCCGTAACTACCTGATGGACAACACGGTGGTGGCGGACTGCCGCGCTTTATTAGCGGCGCTGGCAGCGCGGGTGCAGGGCCGGATGTGGGGCGATGCGCGTTGGGATAGCCAGCTTAAAGCGGCGGTAGAGGCGGCGGAGCAGGGGCTGCGCGACCAGTGCGGCGCTTACGCTAAATTGAATGACGCAATTGCGCAGGCGCTGCCCGATGACGGCATCCTGGTGCGCGATATTACCGTTTCCGGCAGCCTGTGGGGCAGCCGCCTGTTCCGCGCTCACGGCCCGTTGATGAATATCCATTCTCTGGCCGGCGCCATCGGTATGGGGCTACCGATGGCGGTGGGTACCGCGATTGCCAATCCGCAACGGAAAGTGGTCGGCCTGGTCGGCGACGGCGGCCTGAGCCTCAACCTTGGCGAACTGGCGACTCTGGCGCAGGAGAAGGCCAACGTGACGCTGTTGATTATGAACGATGGCGGCTACGGCGTGATGCGCGGTATTCAGGATAAGTACTTTGGCGGCCGCCAGTATTACAACGAGCTGCACACGCCGGACTTTACCCTGTTGGCGCAGGCGATTGGCCTGCAGGCGTGGAGCGTGGAACGCGCTGAGGATTTCCAGGCGGTGATGACCGAGGCGCTGGCGATGCCGGGGCCATCGGTGGTGGAAGTGAAAATGGGCCAGATTGGCGCACTGCGCTTTGCCGGCCCGCCGCAGAAGACGCTGTATTAA
- a CDS encoding aldehyde dehydrogenase → MDELDIFIGGQWRRGGGNLMHSQFPADGAINAALYAASLDDLQEAIDCADRAWREPTWRAMLPHQRAKILHKVADLIEAQLDALTQKQSRDNGKPLAEARGLVMSAAGTARYFAAACELLEGELPTPRQTDLLTLSRYEPLGVVAAITPWNSPIASEMQKVAPAIAAGNAVILKPAEATPLMALELAKIFEQAGLPAGLLSVLPGKGSIIGDALARHPKVRKISFTGGTTTGRHLAHVAAEKLIPASLELGGKSPTIVLEDADIEQAARGICYGIFSSGGQACIAGSRLFVHDKVYPQLMARLLELTQGLRVGHPFSAGTHVGPLINDKHRQSVLEYVELAKREGGSVLCGGEIPADPALAAGSYFLPTIIEGLNNQARVCQEEIFGPVLVAMRFHDEAALIREANDSVFGLAAGIWTRDTGRALRLSEQLEAGTVWINTYKVFSISTPFGGFKESGLGREKGIQGLKAWMQQKSIYLATGNSVNHWCD, encoded by the coding sequence ATGGACGAATTAGACATTTTTATCGGCGGCCAGTGGCGTCGCGGCGGCGGCAATTTGATGCACAGCCAGTTTCCGGCGGATGGCGCTATTAACGCGGCGCTGTATGCGGCAAGCCTCGATGATTTACAGGAGGCGATCGACTGCGCCGATCGCGCCTGGCGGGAGCCAACGTGGCGGGCGATGCTGCCGCATCAGCGGGCGAAGATCCTGCATAAAGTCGCCGATCTGATTGAAGCACAGCTTGATGCGCTCACCCAAAAGCAGAGCCGCGATAACGGTAAACCGCTGGCGGAAGCGCGAGGGCTGGTGATGAGCGCGGCGGGGACGGCGCGCTATTTTGCCGCCGCCTGCGAACTACTGGAAGGGGAATTGCCGACGCCGCGGCAGACGGATCTATTGACTCTGAGCCGCTATGAGCCGTTGGGCGTGGTGGCGGCGATCACCCCGTGGAACTCGCCGATCGCCAGCGAAATGCAGAAGGTGGCCCCGGCGATCGCCGCCGGAAATGCGGTGATCCTCAAACCGGCGGAAGCCACGCCGCTCATGGCGCTGGAGCTGGCGAAGATCTTCGAGCAGGCCGGTTTACCCGCCGGACTGCTGAGCGTGCTGCCGGGTAAAGGATCGATTATCGGCGATGCGCTGGCCCGCCATCCTAAGGTGCGCAAAATTTCCTTTACCGGCGGTACCACCACCGGACGTCACCTGGCGCACGTGGCGGCGGAAAAGCTGATCCCGGCGTCGCTGGAGCTGGGCGGCAAATCGCCGACCATCGTGCTGGAAGATGCCGATATCGAACAGGCGGCGCGGGGCATCTGCTACGGCATTTTCAGCTCCGGCGGCCAGGCCTGCATTGCCGGCTCGCGGCTGTTTGTTCATGACAAAGTGTATCCGCAATTAATGGCCCGTCTGCTGGAGTTAACCCAAGGGCTGCGGGTTGGTCATCCATTCAGCGCTGGCACCCACGTTGGGCCGCTGATCAACGATAAACACCGCCAGAGCGTGCTGGAGTACGTCGAGCTGGCGAAACGCGAAGGCGGCAGCGTGCTATGCGGCGGCGAGATCCCGGCGGATCCGGCGCTGGCGGCGGGGAGCTACTTCCTGCCGACCATCATTGAAGGGTTGAACAATCAGGCCCGCGTTTGCCAGGAAGAGATCTTCGGGCCGGTGCTGGTGGCAATGCGTTTTCACGATGAAGCGGCGTTGATCCGCGAGGCCAATGATTCGGTCTTCGGACTGGCGGCGGGGATCTGGACGCGCGATACCGGCCGCGCGCTGCGTCTGAGCGAGCAACTGGAAGCCGGTACGGTGTGGATCAACACCTACAAAGTTTTCTCCATTTCGACCCCGTTTGGGGGCTTTAAAGAGAGCGGTCTGGGCCGCGAAAAAGGGATCCAGGGGCTGAAAGCCTGGATGCAACAAAAGAGCATTTATCTGGCGACGGGTAATAGCGTCAACCACTGGTGCGACTGA
- a CDS encoding aspartate dehydrogenase produces the protein MKKVMLIGYGAMAQAVIERLPPQVTLGWIVARESHHAAIRQQFGHTVTPLTDPLQCEETPDLVLECASQQAVAQYGEAVLARGWHLAVISTGALADSELEQRLRQAGGKLTLLAGAVAGIDGLAAAKEGGLERVTYQSRKSPASWRGSYAEQLIDLSAVNEAQIFFEGSAREAARLFPANANVAATIALGGIGLDATRVQLMVDPATQRNTHTLHAEGLFGEFHLELSGLPLASNPKTSTLAALSAVRACRELA, from the coding sequence ATGAAAAAGGTCATGTTAATCGGCTATGGCGCGATGGCGCAGGCGGTGATTGAACGCCTGCCGCCGCAGGTGACGTTGGGTTGGATCGTCGCCCGCGAATCGCATCATGCGGCGATCCGCCAGCAGTTCGGCCACACGGTGACGCCGCTTACCGATCCGCTGCAGTGCGAAGAGACGCCGGATCTGGTGCTGGAATGCGCCAGCCAGCAGGCGGTCGCGCAGTACGGCGAAGCGGTGCTGGCGCGCGGCTGGCATCTGGCGGTGATCTCGACCGGCGCGCTGGCGGACAGCGAACTGGAACAGCGTTTACGTCAGGCGGGCGGCAAGTTGACGCTGCTGGCTGGCGCAGTAGCCGGGATTGACGGCCTGGCGGCGGCCAAAGAGGGGGGGCTTGAACGAGTGACCTATCAGTCGCGTAAAAGCCCGGCCAGCTGGCGCGGCAGCTATGCCGAACAGCTTATCGACCTCAGCGCGGTCAATGAAGCGCAAATTTTCTTCGAAGGCAGCGCCCGCGAGGCGGCGCGGCTATTCCCGGCAAATGCCAACGTGGCGGCAACCATCGCGCTGGGCGGTATCGGCCTTGACGCGACCCGAGTACAGCTGATGGTCGATCCGGCGACGCAACGCAACACCCATACGCTACACGCCGAAGGATTGTTCGGCGAGTTTCACCTGGAGCTGAGCGGCCTGCCGCTCGCCAGCAATCCGAAAACATCGACCCTCGCGGCACTGAGCGCGGTACGCGCCTGCCGTGAACTGGCATAA
- a CDS encoding SDR family oxidoreductase → MNAQIEGRVAVVTGGSSGIGFETLRLLLGEGAKVAFCGRNPDRLASAHAALQNEYPEGEVFSWRCDVLNEAEVQAFADAVAARFGGADMLINNAGQGYVAHFADTPREAWLHEAELKLFGVINPVKAFQPQLEQSDIASITCVNSLLALQPEEHMIATSAARAALLNMTLTLSKELVEKGIRVNSILLGMVESGQWQRRFENRSDKSQSWPQWTADIARKRGIPMARLGKPQEPAQALLFLASPLASFTTGAALDVSGGFCRHL, encoded by the coding sequence ATGAATGCACAAATTGAAGGACGCGTCGCGGTAGTCACCGGCGGCTCGTCAGGGATCGGCTTTGAAACGCTGCGCCTGCTGCTGGGCGAAGGGGCGAAGGTCGCGTTTTGTGGCCGCAACCCGGATCGGCTGGCCAGCGCCCATGCGGCGTTGCAAAACGAATATCCAGAAGGCGAGGTGTTCTCCTGGCGCTGCGACGTACTGAATGAAGCGGAAGTTCAGGCCTTCGCTGACGCGGTCGCCGCGCGTTTCGGCGGCGCCGACATGCTGATTAATAACGCCGGGCAGGGCTATGTCGCCCACTTCGCCGATACGCCGCGCGAGGCCTGGCTGCACGAAGCCGAACTGAAACTGTTCGGCGTGATTAACCCGGTAAAGGCCTTCCAGCCGCAGCTTGAACAGTCGGATATCGCCTCGATTACCTGTGTGAACTCGCTGCTGGCTCTGCAGCCGGAAGAGCACATGATTGCCACCTCTGCTGCCCGCGCCGCGCTGCTCAATATGACGCTGACCCTGTCGAAAGAGCTGGTGGAGAAAGGCATCCGCGTGAATTCCATCCTGCTGGGAATGGTCGAATCCGGGCAGTGGCAGCGCCGTTTCGAAAACCGCAGCGATAAGAGCCAGAGCTGGCCGCAGTGGACCGCTGATATCGCCCGCAAACGCGGGATCCCGATGGCGCGCCTCGGCAAACCGCAGGAACCGGCACAGGCGTTGCTATTCCTCGCTTCGCCGCTGGCCTCCTTTACCACCGGCGCGGCGCTGGACGTTTCCGGCGGTTTCTGCCGCCATCTGTAA
- a CDS encoding alpha/beta fold hydrolase, producing MTGFREQGSGIPLTLLHGISSGAASWHKQMTLPGYRVLAWDMPGYGESPMLAATPAVAGDYADALARMLDRAGVEQTILVGHSLGALVAAAFAAKYPQRVLYLVLADVAQGYGQAEAAQREKVWQGRQQQIALGGEAMAQGRAAKLLRPGAREADVATVAAGMRRLRSEGYLAAAWMLAHDDIHRWLADYRGRLSVWCGEQDAITQPELVQGVALRYGAPYIAIPQAGHASYLDNETFFNQLLLRIGEEVRDECTN from the coding sequence ATGACGGGGTTTCGTGAACAAGGAAGCGGTATTCCGCTGACGCTGCTGCACGGCATCAGTTCCGGCGCGGCCTCCTGGCATAAACAGATGACGCTGCCCGGCTACCGCGTGCTTGCCTGGGATATGCCCGGTTATGGCGAGAGCCCGATGCTGGCGGCAACGCCGGCGGTTGCCGGTGATTACGCCGACGCCCTGGCGCGAATGCTGGACCGCGCTGGAGTAGAGCAAACCATACTGGTCGGCCATTCGCTGGGCGCGCTGGTGGCGGCCGCCTTCGCCGCGAAATACCCGCAGAGGGTGCTTTACCTGGTGCTCGCCGACGTCGCGCAGGGCTACGGCCAGGCGGAAGCCGCACAGCGGGAAAAAGTCTGGCAGGGACGTCAACAGCAGATAGCGCTGGGCGGCGAGGCGATGGCGCAGGGGCGGGCGGCAAAACTGCTGCGCCCCGGCGCGCGCGAAGCCGATGTGGCGACCGTGGCGGCAGGCATGCGTAGGCTGCGTAGCGAAGGCTATCTCGCCGCCGCCTGGATGCTGGCGCATGACGACATCCACCGCTGGCTTGCTGACTATCGCGGTCGTCTCTCGGTGTGGTGCGGCGAGCAGGATGCCATTACCCAACCGGAGCTGGTGCAGGGAGTGGCGCTGCGTTACGGCGCACCTTACATCGCCATCCCGCAGGCTGGACATGCCAGCTATCTCGATAACGAAACCTTTTTTAATCAACTGCTTTTACGCATAGGGGAAGAGGTGCGCGATGAATGCACAAATTGA
- a CDS encoding cupin domain-containing protein: protein MTDSTVTAKQSLKPDHLTMEEWVESRIARFEGRKYDWNALKFQADFDPKYRRAQMRYIGTGATGVASDTNTVPAEHFTFSTMVLPSKCEGPLHLHDDVEEVFFMLKGQITLMIQDGDNYTETVLRERDLISVPPGIYRGLFNHGEEEALMCVMLGTHKPHIPTYPEDHPLAKVKRN from the coding sequence ATGACTGATTCAACCGTAACTGCAAAACAGAGTTTGAAACCTGACCATCTGACGATGGAAGAGTGGGTGGAGTCGCGTATCGCGCGCTTTGAAGGCCGTAAATACGACTGGAATGCGCTGAAATTCCAGGCCGATTTCGATCCGAAATATCGCCGCGCGCAGATGCGCTACATCGGCACCGGCGCCACCGGCGTCGCCAGTGATACCAACACCGTTCCGGCCGAGCACTTCACCTTCTCCACCATGGTGTTGCCGTCCAAATGTGAAGGCCCGCTGCACCTGCATGATGACGTAGAAGAGGTGTTCTTCATGCTCAAAGGGCAGATCACCCTGATGATTCAGGACGGCGACAACTATACCGAAACCGTGCTGCGCGAACGCGATCTGATCTCGGTGCCGCCTGGAATTTACCGCGGTTTGTTTAACCACGGCGAAGAAGAGGCGCTGATGTGCGTGATGCTCGGCACCCATAAGCCGCATATTCCGACCTACCCGGAAGATCATCCGCTGGCAAAAGTAAAACGTAACTAA
- a CDS encoding MFS transporter, producing the protein MTTLETNAAPAEASGEGVRTPEKAVRWAIPLSLLACVLLAFFDKISIAALFSDSHFQQAMGIDFDTTRLGILMSAFLLSYGFSSVLLSGLGDRIAPLRLLTGMMVVWCILMVIMGFTHNYALMVTLRILLGIAEGPLFPLAFAVVRHTFPQRLQARATMLWLLGTPVGAALGFPLSIWLLNTFGWQSTFFVMAMLTVPVLIFVRIGLRGVQLEAKVGSDKTSQEARRSARRELFVSPHFWMICIFNIAFLAYLWGINGWLPGYLIKGKGIHLEHAGWLSSMPFIAMLLGEIIGAWLSDRVDKRAAACFISLAGAGIGLAAVMHFSAPLPVIAAMSFSTFMWGTGAPNIFALLAKATHPRVSATAGGIFNGLGNFAGALSPAVMGALIAFTHSMDSGLIFLAVMAAVGCALLLPLLRRY; encoded by the coding sequence ATGACCACATTAGAGACTAACGCCGCGCCTGCTGAGGCGAGCGGCGAGGGCGTCCGCACGCCTGAAAAGGCGGTTCGTTGGGCCATTCCGCTGTCGCTGCTGGCCTGCGTACTGCTGGCGTTTTTCGACAAAATCAGCATCGCCGCGCTGTTTTCCGATAGCCATTTCCAGCAGGCGATGGGGATCGATTTCGATACCACCCGGCTGGGTATTCTGATGAGCGCCTTTCTGTTGAGCTACGGCTTCTCGTCAGTGTTGTTAAGCGGTCTTGGCGACCGGATTGCGCCGCTGCGCTTGCTAACTGGAATGATGGTGGTGTGGTGCATCCTGATGGTGATCATGGGTTTCACCCACAACTACGCGCTGATGGTGACGCTGCGCATCCTGTTGGGCATTGCTGAAGGGCCGCTGTTCCCGTTGGCGTTCGCCGTGGTGCGTCACACCTTCCCGCAGCGGCTACAGGCTCGCGCCACCATGTTGTGGCTGCTTGGCACGCCGGTTGGCGCGGCGCTGGGTTTCCCGCTGTCAATTTGGCTACTCAATACCTTCGGCTGGCAGAGCACCTTTTTCGTGATGGCGATGCTGACGGTACCGGTGCTGATTTTTGTGCGCATCGGGCTGCGCGGCGTGCAGCTGGAGGCGAAAGTCGGCAGCGATAAAACGTCGCAGGAAGCACGCCGCAGCGCGCGTCGCGAGCTCTTCGTGAGTCCGCATTTCTGGATGATCTGCATTTTCAACATCGCCTTTCTCGCCTATCTGTGGGGGATCAACGGCTGGCTGCCGGGCTACCTGATTAAAGGCAAAGGCATTCATCTGGAACACGCCGGCTGGCTGTCTTCGATGCCGTTTATCGCCATGTTGCTGGGCGAAATTATCGGCGCCTGGCTGTCCGACCGCGTCGATAAGCGCGCCGCCGCCTGCTTTATTTCCCTGGCGGGCGCCGGAATCGGGCTGGCGGCGGTGATGCATTTTAGCGCGCCGTTGCCGGTGATCGCGGCGATGAGCTTTAGCACCTTTATGTGGGGCACCGGCGCGCCAAACATTTTCGCGCTGCTGGCTAAAGCGACCCATCCACGGGTCAGCGCCACGGCGGGTGGAATTTTCAACGGGCTGGGAAACTTTGCCGGGGCGCTATCGCCGGCGGTGATGGGCGCGCTTATCGCCTTCACCCATAGCATGGATTCCGGGCTGATTTTTCTGGCGGTGATGGCGGCGGTGGGCTGCGCCCTGTTACTGCCGCTGCTGAGACGTTACTGA
- a CDS encoding NAD(P)/FAD-dependent oxidoreductase: protein MTARIVIIGGGQAGGWAAKTLRDEGFSGEICVVAEEQWDFYERPPLSKAALLEAEPALPRLFSAEAQQALDLRWYRPLRAESIDRQNKTLALSNGETLAYDQLLIATGGRARLPSEAWAQHPQVYTLRHWQDAQRLKQRLASATRLAIVGGGWIGLEIAASARKSGVAVTLYEQQPALCMRSVSMEVSQALDELHRGQGVDIRRGCGALELEDDNGLPTLHCDGQRETFDAVVVGIGVDLNLELARDAGLTVERGIVVDAQGRSSDPAIFAAGDVAQHHQYGLCIQSWAFAQNQAIATAKAMLDPQASGYDEAPWLWSDQYDRNIQILGIPQAGSRTIVRDEPQGALYFSLNADGRLTQLVAFNNARTVKLAKRWMAAGRDLSDVPLADPTFSLMSLR, encoded by the coding sequence ATGACGGCGCGGATAGTCATTATCGGCGGCGGCCAGGCTGGCGGCTGGGCAGCGAAAACGCTGCGTGATGAAGGGTTTAGCGGCGAGATTTGCGTGGTTGCCGAAGAACAATGGGATTTTTACGAGCGCCCGCCGCTGTCGAAAGCGGCATTGCTGGAGGCCGAACCGGCGCTGCCGCGGTTATTCAGCGCCGAGGCGCAACAGGCGCTGGATCTGCGCTGGTACCGCCCGCTGCGCGCGGAATCGATCGACCGGCAAAATAAAACCCTGGCGCTGAGCAACGGCGAAACGCTGGCGTACGACCAACTGCTGATCGCCACCGGCGGCCGCGCGCGGCTGCCGTCCGAGGCCTGGGCGCAGCATCCGCAGGTCTATACCCTGCGCCACTGGCAGGACGCGCAGCGTCTGAAGCAGCGGCTGGCATCGGCAACGCGGCTGGCGATCGTCGGCGGCGGCTGGATTGGCCTCGAAATCGCCGCCTCGGCGCGCAAAAGCGGCGTAGCCGTGACCCTTTATGAACAGCAGCCGGCTCTGTGCATGCGCTCGGTCAGTATGGAGGTCTCGCAGGCACTGGATGAGTTGCATCGCGGGCAGGGCGTTGATATTCGCCGCGGCTGCGGCGCGCTGGAGCTGGAAGATGATAACGGCCTGCCGACGCTGCACTGCGATGGCCAGCGGGAAACCTTCGATGCGGTGGTGGTGGGGATCGGCGTCGATCTGAATCTCGAACTGGCGCGCGATGCTGGGCTCACTGTCGAACGCGGGATTGTCGTTGATGCCCAGGGGCGCAGCAGCGATCCGGCGATTTTCGCCGCCGGCGATGTCGCCCAGCACCATCAATACGGCCTGTGCATTCAGTCGTGGGCCTTTGCGCAAAATCAGGCCATCGCGACGGCGAAAGCGATGCTCGATCCGCAGGCCAGCGGCTACGACGAGGCGCCGTGGCTGTGGTCGGATCAATACGATCGCAATATCCAGATCCTGGGGATCCCGCAGGCGGGCAGCCGCACCATCGTGCGTGACGAGCCGCAGGGCGCGCTCTACTTCTCGCTGAATGCCGATGGACGTTTAACGCAACTGGTGGCCTTCAATAATGCACGTACCGTGAAGCTGGCGAAGCGCTGGATGGCGGCGGGGAGGGATCTCTCTGACGTCCCGCTCGCTGACCCGACTTTCTCGCTGATGTCATTGCGATAA
- a CDS encoding VOC family protein: MSITGIEKLEFGVDDLNHSAKFMRDFGLTGDASGRAFTTLSGARVELNPTDAADLPPAFEAGNTLRRMTWGVADRAALDALRPKLERQPAFREIDGALECRDPNGMTLRVQVSQQTAVELNVEPINQWGDVRRIDTPSPVYNRAQPINVGHVVFFVEELAAVESFYREVLGFQVSDRYINRAVFLRCGVRGGHHNLFLLQLPNRKRGLNHVAFTVRDIHEVIGGGIAMNKNAWSTFIGPGRHPVSSAYFWYVNSPTGGAFEYYTNDDYLTENWQPRELEHSLVSFTEWAVEGGIDHDTRRQQKKPEAV, from the coding sequence ATGAGTATTACCGGAATTGAAAAGCTGGAATTTGGCGTAGACGACCTGAACCACAGCGCCAAATTTATGCGCGATTTTGGCCTGACCGGCGACGCCAGCGGCCGCGCGTTTACCACCCTCAGCGGCGCGCGGGTCGAACTTAACCCGACCGATGCCGCCGACCTGCCGCCAGCCTTTGAGGCGGGCAACACCCTGCGTCGCATGACCTGGGGCGTGGCGGATCGGGCGGCGCTGGATGCGCTGCGCCCGAAGCTGGAACGTCAGCCCGCTTTCCGTGAAATCGACGGCGCGCTGGAGTGCCGCGATCCCAACGGTATGACGCTGCGGGTGCAGGTTAGCCAGCAAACGGCGGTTGAACTGAACGTTGAACCGATCAACCAGTGGGGCGATGTGCGTCGCATCGACACCCCGAGCCCGGTGTACAACCGCGCGCAGCCGATTAACGTCGGCCACGTGGTGTTCTTCGTGGAAGAACTGGCGGCGGTGGAAAGTTTCTATCGCGAAGTACTCGGCTTCCAGGTGTCAGACCGCTACATCAATCGCGCGGTGTTCCTGCGCTGCGGCGTGCGCGGCGGACACCATAACCTCTTCTTATTGCAGTTGCCCAACCGTAAGCGCGGGCTAAACCACGTCGCGTTTACCGTACGGGATATTCATGAAGTGATCGGCGGCGGCATTGCGATGAATAAAAACGCGTGGAGCACGTTTATCGGTCCCGGCCGCCATCCGGTCTCCTCGGCCTACTTCTGGTATGTCAACAGCCCGACCGGCGGCGCTTTTGAGTACTACACCAACGATGACTATCTGACGGAAAACTGGCAGCCGCGCGAGCTGGAGCATTCACTCGTGTCCTTTACCGAATGGGCGGTGGAAGGCGGTATCGATCACGATACCCGTCGCCAGCAGAAAAAACCGGAGGCGGTATGA